NNNNNNNNNNNNNNNNNNNNNNNNNNNNNNNNNNNNNNNNNNNNNNNNNNNNNNNNNNNNNNNNNNNNNNNNNNNNNNNNNNNNNNNNNNNNNNNNNNNNNNNNNNNNNNNNNNNNNNNNNNNNNNNNNNNNNNNNNNNNNNNNNNNNNNNNNNNNNNNNNNNNNNNNNNNNNNNNNNNNNNNNNNNNNNNNNNNNNNNNNNNNNNNNNNNNNNNNNNNNNNNNNNNNNNNNNNNNNNNNNNNNNNNNNNNNNNNNNNNNNNNNNNNNNNNNNNNNNNNNNNNNNNNNNNNNNNNNNNNNNNNNNNNNNNNNNNNNNNNNNNNNNNNNNNNNNNNNNNNNNNNNNNNNNNNNNNNNNNNNNNNNNNNNNNNNNNNNNNNNNNNNNNNNNNNNNNNNNNNNNNNNNNNNNNNNNNNNNNNNNNNNNNNNNNNNNNNNNNNNNNNNNNNNNNNNNNNNNNNNNNNNNNNNNNNNNNNNNNNNNNNNNNNNNNNNNNNNNNNNNNNNNNNNNNNNNNNNNNNNNNNNNNNNNNNNNNNNNNNNNNNNNNNNNNNNNNNNNNNNNNNNNNNNNNNNNNNNNNNNNNNNNNNNNNNNNNNNNNNNNNNNNNNNNNNNNNNNNNNNNNNNNNNNNNNNNNNNNNNNNNNNNNNNNNNNNNNNNNNNNNNNNNNNNNNNNNNNNNNNNNNNNNNNNNNNNNNNNNNNNNNNNNNNNNNNNNNNNNNNNNNNNNNNNNNNNNNNNNNNNNNNNNNNNNNNNNNNNNNNNNNNNNNNNNNNNNNNNNNNNNNNNNNNNNNNNNNNNNNNNNNNNNNNNNNNNNNNNNNNNNNNNNNNNNNNNNNNNNNNNNNNNNNNNNNNNNNNNNNNNNNNNNNNNNNNNNNNNNNNNNNNNNNNNNNNNNNNNNNNNNNNNNNNNNNNNNNNNNNNNNNNNNNNNNNNNNNNNNNNNNNNNNNNNNNNNNNNNNNNNNNNNNNNNNNNNNNNNNNNNNNNNNNNNNNNNNNNNNNNNNNNNNNNNNNNNNNNNNNNNNNNNNNNNNNNNNNNNNNNNNNNNNNNNNNNNNNNNNNNNNNNNNNNNNNNNNNNNNNNNNNNNNNNNNNNNNNNNNNNNNNNNNNNNNNNNNNNNNNNNNNNNNNNNNNNNNNNNNNNNNNNNNNNNNNNNNNNNNNNNNNNNNNNNNNNNNNNNNNNNNNNNNNNNNNNNNNNNNNNNNNNNNNNNNNNNNNNNNNNNNNNNNNNNNNNNNNNNNNNNNNNNNNNNNNNNNNNNNNNNNNNNNNNNNNNNNNNNNNNNNNNNNNNNNNNNNNNNNNNNNNNNNNNNNNNNNNNNNNNNNNNNNNNNNNNNNNNNNNNNNNNNNNNNNNNNNNNNNNNNNNNNNNNNNNNNNNNNNNNNNNNNNNNNNNNNNNNNNNNNNNNNNNNNNNNNNNNNNNNNNNNNNNNNNNNNNNNNNNNNNNNNNNNNNNNNNNNNNNNNNNNNNNNNNNNNNNNNNNNNNNNNNNNNNNNNNNNNNNNNNNNNNNNNNNNNNNNNNNNNNNNNNNNNNNNNNNNNNNNNNNNNNNNNNNNNNNNNNNNNNNNNNNNNNNNNNNNNNNNNNNNNNNNNNNNNNNNNNNNNNNNNNNNNNNNNNNNNNNNNNNNNNNNNNNNNNNNNNNNNNNNNNNNNNNNNNNNNNNNNNNNNNNNNNNNNNNNNNNNNNNNNNNNNNNNNNNNNNNNNNNNNNNNNNNNNNNNNNNNNNNNNNNNNNNNNNNNNNNNNNNNNNNNNNNNNNNNNNNNNNNNNNNNNNNNNNNNNNNNNNNNNNNNNNNNNNNNNNNNNNNNNNNNNNNNNNNNNNNNNNNNNNNNNNNNNNNNNNNNNNNNNNNNNNNNNNNNNNNNNNNNNNNNNNNNNNNNNNNNNNNNNNNNNNNNNNNNNNNNNNNNNNNNNNNNNNNNNNNNNNNNNNNNNNNNNNNNNNNNNNNNNNNNNNNNNNNNNNNNNNNNNNNNNNNNNNNNNNNNNNNNNNNNNNNNNNNNNNNNNNNNNNNNNNNNNNNNNNNNNNNNNNNNNNNNNNNNNNNNNNNNNNNNNNNNNNNNNNNNNNNNNNNNNNNNNNNNNNNNNNNNNNNNNNNNNNNNNNNNNNNNNNNNNNNNNNNNNNNNNNNNNNNNNNNNNNNNNNNNNNNNNNNNNNNNNNNNNNNNNNNNNNNNNNNNNNNNNNNNNNNNNNNNNNNNNNNNNNNNNNNNNNNNNNNNNNNNNNNNNNNNNNNNNNNNNNNNNNNNNNNNNNNNNNNNNNNNNNNNNNNNNNNNNNNNNNNNNNNNNNNNNNNNNNNNNNNNNNNNNNNNNNNNNNNNNNNNNNNNNNNNNNNNNNNNNNNNNNNNNNNNNNNNNNNNNNNNNNNNNNNNNNNNNNNNNNNNNNNNNNNNNNNNNNNNNNNNNNNNNNNNNNNNNNNNNNNNNNNNNNNNNNNNNNNNNNNNNNNNNNNNNNNNNNNNNNNNNNNNNNNNNNNNNNNNNNNNNNNNNNNNNNNNNNNNNNNNNNNNNNNNNNNNNNNNNNNNNNNNNNNNNNNNNNNNNNNNNNNNNNNNNNNNNNNNNNNNNNNNNNNNNNNNNNNNNNNNNNNNNNNNNNNNNNNNNNNNNNNNNNNNNNNNNNNNNNNNNNNNNNNNNNNNNNNNNNNNNNNNNNNNNNNNNNNNNNNNNNNNNNNNNNNNNNNNNNNNNNNNNNNNNNNNNNNNNNNNNNNNNNNNNNNNNNNNNNNNNNNNNNNNNNNNNNNNNNNNNNNNNNNNNNNNNNNNNNNNNNNNNNNNNNNNNNNNNNNNNNNNNNNNNNNNNNNNNNNNNNNNNNNNNNNNNNNNNNNNNNNNNNNNNNNNNNNNNNNNNNNNNNNNNNNNNNNNNNNNNNNNNNNNNNNNNNNNNNNNNNNNNNNNNNNNNNNNNNNNNNNNNNNNNNNNNNNNNNNNNNNNNNNNNNNNNNNNNNNNNNNNNNNNNNNNNNNNNNNNNNNNNNNNNNNNNNNNNNNNNNNNNNNNNNNNNNNNNNNNNNNNNNNNNNNNNNNNNNNNNNNNNNNNNNNNNNNNNNNNNNNNNNNNNNNNNNNNNNNNNNNNNNNNNNNNNNNNNNNNNNNNNNNNNNNNNNNNNNNNNNNNNNNNNNNNNNNNNNNNNNNNNNNNNNNNNNNNNNNNNNNNNNNNNNNNNNNNNNNNNNNNNNNNNNNNNNNNNNNNNNNNNNNNNNNNNNNNNNNNNNNNNNNNNNNNNNNNNNNNNNNNNNNNNNNNNNNNNNNNNNNNNNNNNNNNNNNNNNNNNNNNNNNNNNNNNNNNNNNNNNNNNNNNNNNNNNNNNNNNNNNNNNNNNNNNNNNNNNNNNNNNNNNNNNNNNNNNNNNNNNNNNNNNNNNNNNNNNNNNNNNNNNNNNNNNNNNNNNNNNNNNNNNNNNNNNNNNNNNNNNNNNNNNNNNNNNNNNNNNNNNNNNNNNNNNNNNNNNNNNNNNNNNNNNNNNNNNNNNNNNNNNNNNNNNNNNNNNNNNNNNNNNNNNNNNNNNNNNNNNNNNNNNNNNNNNNNNNNNNNNNNNNNNNNNNNNNNNNNNNNNNNNNNNNNNNNNNNNNNNNNNNNNNNNNNNNNNNNNNNNNNNNNNNNNNNNNNNNNNNNNNNNNNNNNNNNNNNNNNNNNNNNNNNNNNNNNNNNNNNNNNNNNNNNNNNNNNNNNNNNNNNNNNNNNNNNNNNNNNNNNNNNNNNNNNNNNNNNNNNNNNNNNNNNNNNNNNNNNNNNNNNNNNNNNNNNNNNNNNNNNNNNNNNNNNNNNNNNNNNNNNNNNNNNNNNNNNNNNNNNNNNNNNNNNNNNNNNNNNNNNNNNNNNNNNNNNNNNNNNNNNNNNNNNNNNNNNNNNNNNNNNNNNNNNNNNNNNNNNNNNNNNNNNNNNNNNNNNNNNNNNNNNNNNNNNNNNNNNNNNNNNNNNNNNNNNNNNNNNNNNNNNNNNNNNNNNNNNNNNNNNNNNNNNNNNNNNNNNNNNNNNNNNNNNNNNNNNNNNNNNNNNNNNNNNNNNNNNNNNNNNNNNNNNNNNNNNNNNNNNNNNNNNNNNNNNNNNNNNNNNNNNNNNNNNNNNNNNNNNNNNNNNNNNNNNNNNNNNNNNNNNNNNNNNNNNNNNNNNNNNNNNNNNNNNNNNNNNNNNNNNNNNNNNNNNNNNNNNNNNNNNNNNNNNNNNNNNNNNNNNNNNNNNNNNNNNNNNNNNNNNNNNNNNNNNNNNNNNNNNNNNNNNNNNNNNNNNNNNNNNNNNNNNNNNNNNNNNNNNNNNNNNNNNNNNNNNNNNNNNNNNNNNNNNNNNNNNNNNNNNNNNNNNNNNNNNNNNNNNNNNNNNNNNNNNNNNNNNNNNNNNNNNNNNNNNNNNNNNNNNNNNNNNNNNNNNNNNNNNNNNNNNNNNNNNNNNNNNNNNNNNNNNNNNNNNNNNNNNNNNNNNNNNNNNNNNNNNNNNNNNNNNNNNNNNNNNNNNNNNNNNNNNNNNNNNNNNNNNNNNNNNNNNNNNNNNNNNNNNNNNNNNNNNNNNNNNNNNNNNNNNNNNNNNNNNNNNNNNNNNNNNNNNNNNNNNNNNNNNNNNNNNNNNNNNNNNNNNNNNNNNNNNNNNNNNNNNNNNNNNNNNNNNNNNNNNNNNNNNNNNNNNNNNNNNNNNNNNNNNNNNNNNNNNNNNNNNNNNNNNNNNNNNNNNNNNNNNNNNNNNNNNNNNNNNNNNNNNNNNNNNNNNNNNNNNNNNNNNNNNNNNNNNNNNNNNNNNNNNNNNNNNNNNNNNNNNNNNNNNNNNNNNNNNNNNNNNNNNNNNNNNNNNNNNNNNNNNNNNNNNNNNNNNNNNNNNNNNNNNNNNNNNNNNNNNNNNNNNNNNNNNNNNNNNNNNNNNNNNNNNNNNNNNNNNNNNNNNNNNNNNNNNNNNNNNNNNNNNNNNNNNNNNNNNNNNNNNNNNNNNNNNNNNNNNNNNNNNNNNNNNNNNNNNNNNNNNNNNNNNNNNNNNNNNNNNNNNNNNNNNNNNNNNNNNNNNNNNNNNNNNNNNNNNNNNNNNNNNNNNNNNNNNNNNNNNNNNNNNNNNNNNNNNNNNNNNNNNNNNNNNNNNNNNNNNNNNNNNNNNNNNNNNNNNNNNNNNNNNNNNNNNNNNNNNNNNNNNNNNNNNNNNNNNNNNNNNNNNNNNNNNNNNNNNNNNNNNNNNNNNNNNNNNNNNNNNNNNNNNNNNNNNNNNNNNNNNNNNNNNNNNNNNNNNNNNNNNNNNNNNNNNNNNNNNNNNNNNNNNNNNNNNNNNNNNNNNNNNNNNNNNNNNNNNNNNNNNNNNNNNNNNNNNNNNNNNNNNNNNNNNNNNNNNNNNNNNNNNNNNNNNNNNNNNNNNNNNNNNNNNNNNNNNNNNNNNNNNNNNNNNNNNNNNNNNNNNNNNNNNNNNNNNNNNNNNNNNNNNNNNNNNNNNNNNNNNNNNNNNNNNNNNNNNNNNNNNNNNNNNNNNNNNNNNNNNNNNNNNNNNNNNNNNNNNNNNNNNNNNNNNNNNNNNNNNNNNNNNNNNNNNNNNNNNNNNNNNNNNNNNNNNNNNNNNNNNNNNNNNNNNNNNNNNNNNNNNNNNNNNNNNNNNNNNNNNNNNNNNNNNNNNNNNNNNNNNNNNNNNNNNNNNNNNNNNNNNNNNNNNNNNNNNNNNNNNNNNNNNNNNNNNNNNNNNNNNNNNNNNNNNNNNNNNNNNNNNNNNNNNNNNNNNNNNNNNNNNNNNNNNNNNNNNNNNNNNNNNNNNNNNNNNNNNNNNNNNNNNNNNNNNNNNNNNNNNNNNNNNNNNNNNNNNNNNNNNNNNNNNNNNNNNNNNNNNNNNNNNNNNNNNNNNNNNNNNNNNNNNNNNNNNNNNNNNNNNNNNNNNNNNNNNNNNNNNNNNNNNNNNNNNNNNNNNNNNNNNNNNNNNNNNNNNNNNNNNNNNNNNNNNNNNNNNNNNNNNNNNNNNNNNNNNNNNNNNNNNNNNNNNNNNNNNNNNNNNNNNNNNNNNNNNNNNNNNNNNNNNNNNNNNNNNNNNNNNNNNNNNNNNNNNNNNNNNNNNNNNNNNNNNNNNNNNNNNNNNNNNNNNNNNNNNNNNNNNNNNNNNNNNNNNNNNNNNNNNNNNNNNNNNNNNNNNNNNNNNNNNNNNNNNNNNNNNNNNNNNNNNNNNNNNNNNNNNNNNNNNNNNNNNNNNNNNNNNNNNNNNNNNNNNNNNNNNNNNNNNNNNNNNNNNNNNNNNNNNNNNNNNNNNNNNNNNNNNNNNNNNNNNNNNNNNNNNNNNNNNNNNNNNNNNNNNNNNNNNNNNNNNNNNNNNNNNNNNNNNNNNNNNNNNNNNNNNNNNNNNNNNNNNNNNNNNNNNNNNNNNNNNNNNNGAACTGGCTGAACCGTTTCTCTATTTCCTTATTAACtccttttggcaaaataaatgtcatagcacaataaattatagtgaCATGAATACTGATTTAATGAGTTGAATTCTAGCTGCAAATGACAGCCGAATCGAAGCCCAACCCTGCAATCTCttatcaataatttactaatttggaatttcttattaaaacaatatacAATAAGAAGTTTTGActaattagttttatattaCTATTGAGTTTTtgaatattgttatttatattttcatattaattgacttgaatacaaaataaaatataataatttatgaatacgaagtacaattttaattttaaaaaatattttttatttggtagtaccaattaaatttagaaagtgaattacaaataatagaaGTAAATAGTTTCCTTATCAATAAAgcaattattatcaatttgttttgaaaatataattgtataatataaatgttTCAATGacagaaacataaataatatcatgaacttaatatattttgtgactaactataataatatatttacttgtaaaaatatatttgttcagtctccataaaaaaataaatttcctTACCCATATATCACGTCGGTAAGTCCCCACAAGATCATTGATATCcgattttaataattcttaacTTTGAACATTTAAAACCAAGatcttatacatatattttacaatcACCATCATAGGCATAATCGTGAGCTGTAGTTATGTATAACCTAGAGACTTAATCCAATTCCAAAGTTGCTAATAAAATGCCGAATTTATTTATGTGGACGAACACATAAAAGCTAGCTTTGCTGATTGACTCTACCTTAAAAGTTTTCTTgatatacagtaaaacctctataaaaaatactctataaattaataaactctctaaaataataaaatcctccggtcccgacttgggcctttgtaaaaaatcatcaaattcgataagataataaaataataatttttcagaaaattcctttataaatattaggtcccattaaaactctaaattaataattcataaatattacaattataaatattatgataatttactaaaatatgaaatctgtaatgctttacgcatttgatcattcatggattattttgcgatgccttttagatgagaagacatggttgggtgttatgaactattttattatcatattgagatttatgtagtatatgtttcattcatcatgcatgaatatatttaattggttataatagttatttaagtgcaatgaattaatataaacatgtatatttaagtaattccaatgaattgatacatgtgtctatgaatataatagttcattgttgcatgaatataatcaatgaaacatatatgaatttatttattttcaatacatatgtactaaatttgctgaatttaaaaagtctctcttttaattaataaaatattaatttatcgataatttaatatctctctaaattaataaaatttcatggtcccaaggttattaatttatagaggttttactgtataaaataaataatatttatttattttatcataattatgtaTGTTTGCAAAAGGGTATTAACTAAACtctatatattcttttaaatttagctaagtaattttttattaaatattgcaataatttaagaatataaagtggcaattatgaaattagatgtatatttgaaaataatatgaaatttaatgtgAGGTGGTAATTAAGAAtatccttcttctttttttttatcacccTTATAATGATACTAAATAATTAAGGCCAATTACACTACTATATATGagagtttatgtaattatatataatttttttatgatttgaaattttacatttaatatttatgatactTATTTTTGTCTGACAAATGGATTCCATAAAATTGtagatattagaaaaaaagaattattttattttcaattgacttattactgaattattgtaaattaaataaatttattttgaacaaactattcttatacattttcacacattaatgtATGTAAATAGTGATAGCAGCAAGCGGGTCTAGGATGGCCAGACATGAGACCCACCTCACCTCGCCCCCCTTCGCccgatttaaatttttatttttttaattaagtcatattaatttaaattagtgatttaacataatcttttatttaaaatatattatatgatacAAGTAATAGATTCTACTAATTTTATAGTAGTACTAAATATCATtgtaaatttagaaaatttagtataatttttttatctaaaataaattatataatacaaatatatattcaactatttttttggtatttcatATATAGAGTTGGATATATGCAAAAATCTTTAAAAGTTTAcctataatatcataattttatgttaataacatattatatatgaaaataaataataaaaaaataaattggaatTGATCCGGCATAAAGCCCATAACCCGCCCCACTTCCAATCGAGTTCAATATTTTAGAGCCGGAACCCACCTTGAACCCAATAATAGAAGGTGGGGCCTCAAAAAGTTGAGTTCGATTTCCGTCCCTCCACACAAAGAGGTGTACTTTCAACATTATAAAGTTAGTCTCGTcacaaaaatttgtttgacgaAACAAATAAGCAGTAAGTCAATatggggtaaatataaattttcgttcaatattttttttaatatcaataatttcaataaatgttaactaatgaagtaatttatttattataagaaaataaatatcaaatgtactaaatctattatttttttattattagagaTTTATGTATTCATAGTTGtcctactaattaattattggggTAATTACATTCTCATCTTTTGAGGTTTGattaattacacgtagacccCTGTGgtttaagaaattacatttaaccctCCTGAGTTTGCatctttataataaataagttcatctATTAGAtaagatttattaaatttgatggtattaataaaaaaattaaataaaaattaatattcacctttgattatcccttaattatttaatgtgtGAGCTGAGAACATACAAAAATGCATCAAAATCACCTCTTGCCTTATTAACGGCAGAGATAGTTATAGTCTATAGACTGCGCAGTGAATCAAAAACTATTGAACAGAGAGTAAAATTCTAGGAAAGAGttggacaataatttttagtttcttaCATGGGTGTTAAGGCGCCGGGCGGTTAATACCGATGTCATTGTTCTTCATCGTCATTCGTCAACTCGCTGAATTCCAAGCCATGGTAAACACCCCCCACTCCGCCGCACGCCGGTCACCCCTGAAAAGCCACATTACCAGTCCATAATTGTCGATTTACTTTACTCCCTTTGGTGATTCAATTACTGAGTTTATTGACTGGATAAATTTGGTTTCTGGGTTTATTGAAGTGTTTCTATGATTAAGTCGACGATCAATGTGTACGGATCCAAATATGGACCGGGATTTCCtgttgtaatttcaaaaactcTTTTGTTCGACTGTTGTGTTTTAGGTAAATTGACTAGAAAAAGCGTCGGTGTATATGCgaatcttttgtttttgttattcaTTGGTTGTGAATTATTTCCTGTATACAAAGTGGTCAGGAACTTCTGTATATCTGCTGCTTATCTTATTCTTTTGTATAGCTTTCTTTTGGTCTATTATTGAAGATGATGAATGCCTAAAACTTTGGTGGCAATGTATTAGCTTCACGAACTTTTTTCAGGAATATTAGAGGATGTCATACTTTATCTACGCTTTatgttaggttgatcgagtgTTTTTTTGTGGAACCTTTCCATTCATTGTCCCCTAATCATCAATAAAGCTGAATGCGTAAAATTTGTTGGTGGCAATCCTTTTATTGTGAACCTGGTTTATTTCGACAGGCCTCATCGAAAAAAGTTATAACGAGGGAAGAGTGGGAGAAGAGGCTCAGTAATGTCAAAGTTAGAAAAGAGGATATGAATAAATTGGTGATGAATTTTCTGGTTACTGAGGGTTATGTGGAGGCTGCTGAAAAGTTCCGACTGGAGTCCGGGACGGAAcgtatcttttttgtttttgtcttcttGTTTTACTTTTCTGTCTGTTTTAATTACTTACATTTAACTTCGAATATTGTATGGATTCCTTATTGGAAAAATAGCAGATATAGATCTTGCAACTATCACTGATCGTATGGCAGTTAAGAAGGCAGTACAGAGTGGTAATGTGGAGGATGCTATTGAAAAAGTTAATGACTTGAACCCTGAGGTGGGATTGTCTTTTTCTGTTTCAGTTTAGTTTTTCAATAAGAAACAATATGAATGCCAATGATGATCTTGATTTTATTGGGCTCTCAtgtttgcttatttttagattagtACATTTGAATACAACCTGTATTGCTtgatagaaatggaatataaGATGGTAAGTGGCTCATGCATGTCTAAAAATGTTATGTTGAAAGAGAGAGGGGAGAAGCGAGCCGACCTGTGATCGAGCTCAAAGCATCTTGGTAGGGATAAGTACCTCCTGAACCCGTGATCTGTACCCCTACAGGGCAAGAACGGTAAGCCAACTGTAACTGGACCGAAGGTGGGAGCCAGGAAGGGGCCATGCTTTTTTCCAGAAATCTCCTCTGGAAACAATCCCATGAGCCCTAAGAAGCATGAGGGACTGGTCCTGCTAAGGCCGTACCAGAAACACATCGGCAGAGCAGGGTAGCTGCAAGTTTAATTGATGGTGGCAGAACTTCCATTCCGTGCTATTATGATCTGCCATTTGctttcatcattattattttcattttgctaCAATTTACAATGATTCATAAAGTACAGGTAGTAAACATGTTATGCATCAGGTTTGTGTCTGATTTTGGTGATCGTATATCTTGCAGCAAATCATTTGCAGTTACTCGATTTACTTGCTTGGCTTTATGGACATCATATCAAAGCAATACAGTTTGATTGTTTTGGATGCAGATATTGGACACAAATCCCCAACTTTTTTTCCATCTCCAACAGCAACGGTTGATAGAGCTGATCCGGAATGGGAAGGTGGAAGAAGCTTTGGAGTTTGCTCAAGAGGAACTTGCTCCTAGGGGAgaggaaaatgtaattttcagaCTGATATGCCTATTTTGCTGTAACCTTCTTAATGATTGTTATAATAGTTTTAGTGTGTCTTGTTTGTTCTACTCCTTATCTGCATgcttgtaataatttttgccCAGCCTATTTGATTGAAAGTTCCCTTCGGAAATTATTTCCATTATACTTATCTTGAGTATTCACTGCAAGgaatatacataatttcagCAAGGTTTTTTAGAAGAGTTGGAGAGGACTGTTGCATTGCTTGCTTTTGAAGACGTCACCAATTGCCCTGTCGGTGATCTGCTAGATATATCGCAGCGCCTCAAGACTGCTAGTGAGGTGAATGCAGCCATCCTTACCAGTCAGAGCCATGAAAAAGGTGACTCCCTTTTAAAGTTTTGCAATGGATCTCGTCATCATCAGTCTACAATTCTTGGCCTGGGAATTATTGATGTGGGGaattcaatatcaaattatgCTCAACTTTCTGAgcatctattttattatgtgaCCTCACCACAAATAATTCGAGCCACCAAATGATCTTTCAATGCATAACAGATCCAAAGCTGCCAAGCTTACTGAAAATGCTAATATGGGCACAGAACCAGCTCGATGAGAAAGCTACTTATCCGCGAATAAACGATTTATCTACTGCAGCACTTGAAGATCCTGCTGTTTGAGAGCCGAACCAAAATGACCAGGAGTCCAAAATGGCATGTATCCTTTAGTTGGTAAGGGAAAGGTAATTTAGTGCGAATTACAAATGTCTGTATCCATTTAAGAATTCGGCGCCAATTGTCGAACTCTTACAGTGTTTAGTGGGTGTGTATAGACTGTTGTTCCTGTGGAACTATCTGTATCtgaataaaaatcaaatatttatctcTCATACTCTCTTCCCTGTCTTAGTTAATAATACGCGATATTCATGGGCCCATAACCGCAAGAGTTCAAAAGCTCCAATATTCAAGACCAAAACTACATAATAATctggaaaaaaatgaaacatgaAGTCACATTGCTGGTATCAACAAAAACTGCAGGCAGCTCCTGGAAAATGGGATACCTCTGAAGCTGCTATGGCCCTCCACCCACAGAAGATAAATCCAAATGGTAAATTCAGGTGAGTCTTGAAACTTTGCTGGGTCAAGTTCTCTTTCTCTCCCCCCCATTTCTGGGTGAAAACCATCATCAAAATTCAGGGCATAACTGTGAGGATCATACTGGAATTTCACGTGCTGTTTGCCCCCATACCTCATTGCCTTCTTCGTTGCTGCTTTTATCCTCCAGAATAGGCTCTTACGC
This genomic window from Sesamum indicum cultivar Zhongzhi No. 13 linkage group LG12, S_indicum_v1.0, whole genome shotgun sequence contains:
- the LOC105175514 gene encoding glucose-induced degradation protein 8 homolog isoform X1 — protein: MSLFFIVIRQLAEFQAMASSKKVITREEWEKRLSNVKVRKEDMNKLVMNFLVTEGYVEAAEKFRLESGTEPDIDLATITDRMAVKKAVQSGNVEDAIEKVNDLNPEILDTNPQLFFHLQQQRLIELIRNGKVEEALEFAQEELAPRGEENQGFLEELERTVALLAFEDVTNCPVGDLLDISQRLKTASEVNAAILTSQSHEKDPKLPSLLKMLIWAQNQLDEKATYPRINDLSTAALEDPAV
- the LOC105175514 gene encoding glucose-induced degradation protein 8 homolog isoform X2; protein product: MNKLVMNFLVTEGYVEAAEKFRLESGTEPDIDLATITDRMAVKKAVQSGNVEDAIEKVNDLNPEILDTNPQLFFHLQQQRLIELIRNGKVEEALEFAQEELAPRGEENQGFLEELERTVALLAFEDVTNCPVGDLLDISQRLKTASEVNAAILTSQSHEKDPKLPSLLKMLIWAQNQLDEKATYPRINDLSTAALEDPAV